One sulfur-oxidizing endosymbiont of Gigantopelta aegis genomic region harbors:
- a CDS encoding prepilin-type N-terminal cleavage/methylation domain-containing protein — MIKNTQAGVTLIELVISIVIISIAIAGVTALFIGTSTTSADPMVRAQQLAIAKSYIDEIMMQPYENLVDGATTGRANYNEVDDYNAIIAGTAIADQYGNSISALSGYSVEVVVSLCTVSSCGNELDAVSAKKIIVSISHAGLNTTIPLTAYRTDY; from the coding sequence ATGATTAAAAATACTCAAGCGGGTGTGACCTTAATAGAATTAGTGATTTCAATTGTGATCATCAGCATTGCTATTGCTGGAGTGACGGCGTTATTTATTGGTACTAGCACCACTAGTGCAGATCCCATGGTACGTGCACAACAATTAGCCATTGCTAAAAGCTATATTGATGAAATTATGATGCAGCCCTATGAGAATCTTGTTGATGGGGCGACCACCGGCAGGGCGAATTATAATGAAGTTGACGATTACAATGCCATTATTGCTGGCACTGCGATTGCCGATCAATATGGCAATAGCATTAGTGCTCTGAGCGGCTATTCGGTTGAAGTGGTGGTGAGTCTTTGCACGGTATCCAGTTGTGGCAATGAATTGGATGCTGTGAGCGCCAAAAAAATTATTGTTAGCATTAGCCATGCAGGTCTGAATACGACCATTCCTTTGACTGCTTATCGAACAGATTATTAA
- a CDS encoding DUF6701 domain-containing protein encodes MHRLIEKLPTLNQPSSGNNPTLSGNTTLSSPTWSASDIAYNEVGIIELKANLTDNSYLGIDDILGKSGYVGRFTPDHYRATIDSHGAYQAMCSGLFTYSGQAMNYLSTPSLFISAENAANNTTLNYRDGFIKLDNSSVTIQAPSSDSTNSLSLEVRDALLNTVLSNLSDGTLVSNNDGTVTYTLNATDKLNYIKNSAAQLNPFQTNIDLITNNIIDSDSITYLGTLPTIEPSAVELRFGRIVTKNVFGSELIALDMPMYVQYYNNGFILNSDDTCSINPSSITYNKQVTTTENINGTLSVASDGINFSPPGTGTGYVDVVMDIGLNGDQFFWLQYDWDGDGDYFDTAGDASLPGKGNNPPYSRASFGIYNRSKRIIYTRELY; translated from the coding sequence ATGCACAGACTTATTGAGAAGTTACCCACACTCAATCAACCTAGCTCAGGTAATAACCCAACTCTAAGTGGTAATACCACCTTATCATCACCCACTTGGAGTGCTTCTGATATAGCCTATAATGAAGTTGGTATCATCGAACTAAAGGCAAATTTAACGGATAATAGTTATCTTGGAATTGATGATATTTTAGGTAAAAGTGGTTATGTCGGCCGCTTTACTCCCGATCACTATAGAGCCACCATCGACAGCCACGGAGCCTATCAGGCCATGTGCAGCGGTCTCTTTACTTATAGCGGACAAGCTATGAACTACCTCAGCACACCATCATTATTCATTAGCGCAGAAAATGCTGCCAACAATACGACTCTCAACTATCGTGATGGCTTTATCAAGCTTGATAATAGCTCCGTCACCATTCAAGCACCTTCAAGTGATAGCACCAATAGCCTCAGCCTTGAAGTGCGTGATGCCTTACTCAATACCGTATTAAGCAATTTAAGTGACGGTACACTGGTCAGCAATAACGATGGCACGGTTACTTACACCCTGAATGCCACGGACAAACTCAACTACATTAAGAATTCAGCCGCTCAGCTCAATCCCTTTCAAACCAACATTGATTTAATCACCAACAATATTATTGATAGTGATAGCATCACTTATCTTGGCACCTTACCCACTATCGAGCCAAGTGCAGTGGAGCTTCGCTTTGGCCGTATCGTCACAAAAAATGTATTTGGCTCAGAATTAATAGCGCTGGATATGCCTATGTATGTGCAATATTATAATAATGGTTTTATCCTCAATAGTGATGATACTTGCAGCATTAATCCATCATCAATCACCTATAACAAGCAAGTAACAACAACTGAAAACATCAATGGTACTTTATCAGTCGCTTCTGATGGCATTAATTTTTCACCCCCGGGAACAGGGACAGGCTATGTTGATGTTGTCATGGACATTGGTTTGAATGGTGATCAGTTTTTCTGGCTACAATATGATTGGGATGGCGATGGTGATTATTTTGATACCGCAGGTGATGCTAGCCTGCCTGGAAAGGGCAATAACCCACCCTACAGTCGAGCAAGCTTTGGTATTTATAATCGCTCTAAACGTATTATTTATACCCGTGAATTATACTGA
- a CDS encoding PulJ/GspJ family protein, with the protein MKTSVNKQQGFTLVELIIVMVISGIVAMLVVNLIASPMTAYADLKRRAELVDIAELTLHRMARDIHHALPNSVRISADQLSLEMLHTIDGGRYASSGTDVFTTTASSTSFALLQPLRISAAQAVGLNVVVYNLGESGSDAYQTAPLENRSEITALTDSLISYSAIQFPLSSPQARYMIVDKPILFGCLLANNSLYLKQDYAITANMGSVSSSDALLAKNITNCQFSYSAGSTTRPGLVTLAITISDNGEKITLMNQVFVENQP; encoded by the coding sequence ATGAAAACGTCCGTGAACAAACAGCAGGGTTTCACCTTAGTTGAACTCATTATTGTTATGGTCATTAGCGGCATTGTGGCCATGTTGGTGGTGAACCTAATTGCCTCGCCCATGACGGCTTATGCCGATTTAAAACGGCGGGCAGAACTAGTGGACATTGCTGAGTTAACACTGCATCGCATGGCGAGAGATATTCATCATGCCTTACCCAATAGTGTGCGTATTAGTGCCGATCAACTCAGTCTAGAAATGCTGCATACGATTGATGGTGGGCGCTATGCAAGCAGTGGTACAGATGTTTTTACTACTACTGCTTCGAGTACCTCATTTGCTTTGTTGCAGCCATTACGCATTAGTGCAGCTCAGGCCGTTGGCTTAAATGTCGTGGTATATAATTTGGGTGAAAGTGGATCAGATGCTTATCAGACAGCCCCTCTTGAAAACCGCTCTGAGATTACAGCACTAACGGATAGCTTAATCTCTTATAGCGCCATTCAGTTTCCTCTGTCTTCGCCGCAAGCGCGTTATATGATCGTAGATAAACCGATTTTATTTGGTTGCTTATTGGCTAATAATAGCCTTTATTTAAAACAGGATTATGCGATTACAGCAAACATGGGCAGTGTGAGCAGCAGTGATGCATTGTTGGCAAAAAACATTACTAATTGCCAGTTTAGTTATTCAGCGGGAAGCACCACTCGCCCCGGCTTGGTCACACTAGCCATTACTATCAGTGACAATGGAGAAAAAATTACTTTGATGAATCAGGTTTTTGTTGAGAATCAGCCATGA
- a CDS encoding cytochrome-c peroxidase, with translation MKQKYVKIPQIKSSLFILLVFSLLTINKGHAQDSIHEVALSFFATLPETMPGSEDDTQAQIKLGKKLYFDTQLSINNSQSCNTCHNIINNAPGVDHQKVSMGALGEMGTRNSPSTWNAGLQVAQFWDGRAKTLEQQASFPIFNPKEMAIPSKQALIQRLTDNGYLDEFKQAFPDHIEPIIIENISKSLAAFQRTLISKDRFDAYLAGNKAAINQQEKIGLSVFIEKGCVACHNGPLLGGQLFMKMGLVHPYPNKIDRGLAHITNNSGDNYFFKVPSLRNVINTAPYFHDGAGITIEQAIKDTGWHQLGIKLRNQEVLAIKAFFNTLNNQAKLSF, from the coding sequence ATGAAACAAAAATATGTAAAAATTCCACAGATTAAATCGAGTTTATTTATACTGCTCGTTTTTTCTCTATTGACGATCAATAAAGGCCATGCACAAGATTCTATTCATGAAGTTGCATTATCATTCTTTGCTACCCTCCCTGAAACAATGCCAGGCAGTGAAGACGATACTCAGGCACAGATTAAGCTAGGCAAAAAATTATATTTTGACACTCAACTATCCATAAACAATAGTCAATCATGTAATACTTGTCATAATATTATTAATAATGCTCCAGGTGTCGATCACCAAAAAGTATCGATGGGAGCCTTAGGCGAAATGGGTACACGCAACTCACCGAGTACATGGAATGCCGGACTACAGGTGGCACAATTCTGGGATGGACGAGCAAAAACATTAGAACAACAAGCCTCATTTCCTATTTTTAATCCAAAAGAAATGGCAATACCCTCCAAACAAGCACTTATTCAACGATTGACTGATAATGGCTATCTCGATGAATTTAAACAGGCTTTCCCAGATCATATTGAGCCAATAATAATAGAGAATATTTCCAAATCACTGGCTGCATTTCAACGAACATTAATATCCAAAGATCGCTTCGATGCGTATTTGGCGGGCAATAAAGCAGCCATTAATCAGCAAGAAAAAATAGGCTTAAGTGTATTTATCGAAAAAGGCTGTGTCGCATGTCACAACGGCCCCTTATTAGGGGGGCAATTATTTATGAAAATGGGCTTGGTGCATCCTTACCCCAATAAAATCGATAGAGGGCTTGCTCACATTACCAATAATTCTGGTGATAATTATTTTTTCAAAGTACCTTCTTTGCGTAATGTCATTAATACCGCACCCTATTTTCATGATGGTGCTGGTATAACAATAGAGCAGGCCATCAAAGATACCGGCTGGCATCAATTAGGCATTAAGTTAAGAAATCAAGAAGTGTTAGCAATTAAAGCGTTCTTTAATACTCTTAATAATCAGGCAAAACTATCTTTTTAG
- a CDS encoding transporter substrate-binding domain-containing protein has translation MSQKEQQWLKEHPNIRIAHDKNFPPFEWQDVDDEYRGMSIEILNLIEQKLDINFKLIEKKDWTAVLDAFKSGQIDLLPTIAKNKQREQYMLFTKSHIKIPGVIISAQKYSSIKALNGKKVGVVSNYIWDELISEHDNEIEIVRVETTQMGIELAVLGAIDAMVSDLASVSYIVHHDGITNLHVVPVQAKKRQFMELALGVRKDWPIFQQILNKTLASLQTKEMEVIHNKWIKLQKVSFWQSSEFRTKALLISLIIMIGFIAILFWNRSLKMQVARRSKALENANVKLIHAEKMESIGRLSAGIAHEVKNPLAILQMSIDYLKGEKNNETIVTILDDMDDAIARADRVIKGLLDYSREKELIVSQGNINEVIEKSLKLVEHEFKQHNIVLQKSLDKYIPNIDMDKNRLQQVFINLLMNAVHAIKEQRENHINNTDNSDGEIIVRTFLDHIEDVKQVKKSAGHFYLHQEVIVIEILDTGYGLDKGHEKNIFEPFFTTKAVGEGTGLGLSVSKTIIGLHHGMITMTNRKDNNAQGVIVTIYLAINLKKSVEPTATALCTES, from the coding sequence TTGAGTCAGAAAGAACAACAATGGCTCAAAGAGCACCCCAATATTCGTATCGCTCATGATAAAAACTTCCCACCCTTTGAATGGCAGGATGTTGACGATGAATATCGTGGCATGTCAATTGAGATTTTAAATCTGATAGAACAAAAATTAGATATTAATTTTAAATTAATAGAAAAAAAGGACTGGACAGCCGTATTAGATGCTTTTAAGTCTGGACAGATCGATCTATTGCCCACCATTGCAAAAAATAAACAACGTGAACAATATATGTTGTTTACCAAAAGTCATATCAAAATCCCTGGGGTGATTATTTCTGCTCAAAAATATAGCAGCATTAAAGCACTCAATGGTAAAAAAGTAGGAGTGGTTAGTAATTACATTTGGGATGAATTGATTTCTGAACATGATAATGAAATTGAAATAGTGCGTGTGGAAACCACACAAATGGGTATCGAGTTAGCGGTATTAGGTGCAATTGATGCAATGGTCAGTGACTTGGCCTCGGTGAGTTATATTGTTCACCATGATGGCATAACAAATTTACATGTTGTACCGGTACAAGCAAAAAAAAGACAGTTCATGGAGTTAGCACTGGGTGTGAGAAAAGATTGGCCCATTTTTCAGCAGATACTCAATAAAACCTTGGCCAGCTTACAAACAAAAGAAATGGAAGTGATTCATAATAAATGGATAAAATTACAGAAGGTTTCTTTTTGGCAATCCAGTGAATTTCGTACCAAAGCATTACTGATCAGTCTTATTATTATGATAGGCTTTATTGCCATACTTTTTTGGAATCGTAGTCTAAAAATGCAGGTTGCACGCCGTAGTAAGGCATTGGAAAATGCCAATGTGAAACTTATTCATGCAGAAAAGATGGAATCAATAGGGCGTTTATCGGCAGGTATTGCACATGAAGTAAAAAATCCTTTGGCCATTTTACAAATGAGTATAGATTATTTAAAAGGTGAAAAAAATAATGAGACTATTGTTACCATTCTAGATGATATGGATGATGCCATTGCAAGAGCTGATAGGGTTATTAAAGGGCTGCTGGATTATTCCCGAGAAAAAGAGCTGATTGTCAGTCAGGGTAATATCAATGAAGTGATTGAAAAATCGCTTAAATTAGTAGAACATGAATTTAAGCAGCATAATATCGTATTACAAAAGTCCTTGGATAAGTATATCCCTAATATCGATATGGATAAAAATCGCTTACAGCAAGTCTTTATTAATTTGCTTATGAATGCGGTACATGCCATTAAGGAACAAAGAGAAAATCATATCAATAACACCGATAATAGTGATGGTGAAATAATTGTCCGTACGTTTTTAGATCATATTGAAGATGTAAAACAAGTAAAAAAATCGGCTGGACACTTTTATCTACATCAGGAAGTCATTGTAATTGAAATCTTAGATACAGGTTATGGCTTGGATAAGGGGCACGAAAAAAATATCTTTGAGCCTTTTTTTACCACTAAGGCAGTTGGTGAGGGAACTGGATTAGGCTTGTCAGTATCAAAAACAATTATAGGCTTGCATCATGGTATGATTACGATGACAAACCGTAAAGATAATAACGCCCAGGGTGTTATCGTGACAATTTATTTAGCCATAAACCTAAAAAAATCAGTTGAACCTACTGCGACCGCCTTATGCACTGAATCTTAA
- a CDS encoding response regulator, producing the protein MLKKILVVDDEAVLTKMIKMNLERTGNYEVRTENQGSKALQATREFKPDLIFMDVMMPDMSGDEAIAEIREDDNLASIPYVFLTAIVTKAETEDMGNTIGGNEFLAKPVKTDELIETIERILEK; encoded by the coding sequence ATGCTTAAAAAAATATTAGTTGTAGATGATGAAGCTGTCCTAACCAAGATGATAAAAATGAATCTTGAGCGTACAGGCAATTATGAAGTACGTACAGAAAATCAAGGAAGCAAAGCATTACAAGCCACTAGAGAGTTTAAACCCGACCTTATTTTTATGGATGTCATGATGCCGGACATGAGTGGTGATGAAGCCATTGCAGAAATCAGAGAAGATGATAATTTAGCATCTATTCCCTATGTTTTTTTAACGGCCATTGTCACCAAGGCAGAAACAGAAGATATGGGTAATACTATCGGTGGCAATGAATTTTTAGCAAAACCGGTGAAAACAGATGAGTTGATAGAAACTATTGAAAGAATTTTAGAAAAATAA
- a CDS encoding IS66 family transposase, whose protein sequence is MLTAGINNSTYIHVDDTGSRHDGKNGYCTHVGNETFAWFSSTRYKSRINFLQLLRGAAVDYTLNDAALDYMRAEKLPHKPLSVIEQSHQTCFDNEEAWKYYLQNNSIITQRHVRIATEGALLGALINSGFPSDLVIVSDDAGQFDILLHALCWIHADRVFQRILPLNERHDKELNWVHTQIWELFYDLKQYKLEPDDPLKSAIAEHFDELCRTKTSFETLNQALKRLARNKTELLLVLERPDIPLHNNLSENDIREYVIKRKISGSTRSKDGQLCRDTFVSLKKTCLKQGISFWDFINDRISKRNLIPYLPELLKGKVCAV, encoded by the coding sequence TTGCTAACTGCCGGTATCAACAATAGTACTTATATCCATGTTGATGATACGGGTAGTCGTCATGATGGAAAGAATGGTTATTGTACTCACGTTGGCAATGAAACCTTTGCCTGGTTTTCAAGTACTCGATATAAGAGCCGGATTAATTTTCTACAATTGTTACGAGGTGCTGCTGTTGATTATACGCTCAACGATGCAGCACTTGATTATATGAGAGCAGAAAAATTACCTCACAAGCCATTGAGCGTTATTGAACAAAGTCATCAGACTTGCTTTGATAATGAAGAAGCCTGGAAATACTATCTGCAGAACAATAGTATCATAACACAACGGCATGTTCGCATTGCCACAGAAGGCGCTTTACTGGGGGCATTAATTAACAGTGGCTTTCCAAGTGATTTGGTGATTGTGAGTGATGATGCAGGACAATTTGATATTTTGTTGCACGCATTATGTTGGATACATGCAGACAGAGTGTTTCAGCGGATACTACCACTCAATGAGCGACATGATAAAGAACTGAACTGGGTACATACTCAGATTTGGGAACTATTTTATGATCTCAAACAATATAAACTTGAGCCAGATGATCCGTTGAAGTCAGCGATTGCTGAACATTTTGATGAATTGTGCCGGACTAAAACAAGCTTTGAAACGTTGAATCAGGCACTGAAACGATTGGCAAGAAATAAAACAGAATTACTGCTGGTATTGGAACGGCCTGATATTCCTCTTCATAATAATTTGAGTGAAAATGATATTCGAGAATATGTTATTAAGCGTAAAATTAGTGGTAGTACACGCTCAAAGGATGGGCAACTTTGCAGAGATACCTTTGTCAGTTTAAAGAAAACTTGTTTGAAACAAGGAATTTCATTCTGGGATTTTATTAATGACCGGATCAGCAAGAGAAATTTGATCCCATATCTGCCTGAGTTGCTGAAAGGTAAAGTTTGTGCTGTTTAA
- a CDS encoding GIY-YIG nuclease family protein translates to MQDSQKNKKNWLVYIILCSDQSLYTGITTDIIRRFEQHKSKKGAKYFYGRKPEKIVFIEQGHDRVSASQREYEIKTFSRSKKNTLIFEGITE, encoded by the coding sequence TTGCAAGACTCTCAAAAAAATAAGAAAAACTGGTTGGTTTATATTATCTTGTGCAGTGATCAATCATTGTATACTGGAATTACAACGGATATTATTAGACGTTTTGAGCAACATAAAAGCAAAAAAGGAGCGAAATATTTTTATGGGCGAAAGCCTGAAAAAATAGTGTTTATAGAACAAGGCCATGATCGTGTCAGTGCGAGTCAACGAGAATATGAAATAAAAACTTTCAGCCGAAGTAAAAAGAACACGCTTATCTTTGAGGGTATTACAGAGTGA
- a CDS encoding GspH/FimT family pseudopilin, protein MQTNNSNFRNNELTRNQGFTLVELVTVIIIVGIMASVGAAKFFSQSSFQDSQYHQEIISAFRYAQKIAIASQCDVDIVLGGDNYALNYAASSLCAAQILKKPASQSAYSDTGTVIISPTPTFTYDAQGIASSTGAFSFTVGDSARVVIVEPITGYVHD, encoded by the coding sequence ATGCAAACGAATAATAGCAATTTTCGAAATAATGAGCTGACAAGAAACCAGGGTTTTACACTCGTTGAACTTGTGACGGTGATCATCATTGTCGGCATTATGGCATCAGTCGGTGCAGCAAAATTCTTTAGTCAATCTTCCTTTCAAGACAGCCAATATCATCAAGAAATCATCTCAGCTTTTCGTTATGCACAAAAAATTGCCATTGCCAGCCAGTGTGATGTTGATATTGTGTTGGGCGGTGATAACTATGCCTTAAATTACGCAGCAAGTTCATTGTGTGCCGCTCAGATATTAAAAAAACCAGCTTCTCAATCGGCCTATAGTGATACGGGCACGGTCATCATCAGCCCAACACCAACCTTTACTTATGATGCACAGGGGATTGCCAGCTCCACCGGCGCATTTTCTTTTACCGTGGGTGACAGTGCGCGGGTGGTTATTGTTGAACCCATAACGGGTTATGTCCATGATTAA
- the katG gene encoding catalase/peroxidase HPI translates to MLKRTLPIVAAISIAITTMSHASTVFAAGHVKTNQFWWPDQLNLSPLRQHGDESNPYGDKFNYAKEFASLDLAQLKKDIETTLKDSKAWWPADWGHYGPLMIRMAWHSAGVYRVHDGRGGAAGGQQRFDPLNSWPDNANLDKARRLLWPVKQKYGRKISWADLMVLSGNVALESMGFKTFGFAGGRTDDWEPDLVYWGPETAFLADKRRDKKGKLKGPLAAVEMGLIYVNPVGPHGKPDPLLAAEDIRMSFGRMAMNDEEIVALIAGGHTLGKAHGAKRPDKCVGAEPAAAPIEAQGLGWKNKCGTGVGADTTTSGLEGAWTVTPTKWSSNYLDNLMNFNWVETKSPAGAIQWIPDNKGAANLVPDAHIPNKRHAPIMFTTDIALKEDPSFRKVVERFRKNPKEFDKAFAKAWFKLTHRDMGPRARYVGADVPSEVLSWQDPIPEVKHALVTESDIAALKKQIQASGLTTSELVRTAWAAASSHRVTDMRGGANGARIRLEPQVNWAVNNPKELKKVLNKLESVQNKFNKQSPKAKISLADMVVLAGASAIESAAKQAGYKVEVPFTPGRTDASQAQTNVKSFNYLKPKADGFRNYYTEDSYMSPAEMLVDKANLLGLNVPEMTVLVGGLRALNANYDGSALGVLTDKPGVLSNDFFVNLLDMSTAWTKSESKAGIYEGHDRASGKLKWQTTPVDLIFGSSSELRAIAEVYASDDADKKFIKDFVVAWVKVMKLDRFDLK, encoded by the coding sequence ATGTTAAAAAGAACACTTCCAATTGTCGCAGCAATCTCAATTGCTATCACTACCATGTCGCATGCTTCAACAGTCTTTGCTGCTGGGCATGTAAAAACCAACCAATTTTGGTGGCCAGATCAACTAAACCTAAGCCCTTTACGTCAACATGGTGATGAATCCAATCCCTATGGTGACAAGTTTAACTATGCTAAAGAATTTGCTAGCCTGGATTTAGCCCAGTTAAAGAAAGACATAGAAACCACCTTAAAAGATTCTAAAGCTTGGTGGCCTGCAGATTGGGGACATTATGGGCCCTTAATGATCCGTATGGCATGGCATAGTGCAGGTGTTTATCGTGTACATGATGGTCGTGGTGGAGCTGCGGGTGGTCAACAACGTTTTGATCCACTTAATAGCTGGCCGGATAATGCCAACCTAGATAAGGCGCGTCGTTTACTATGGCCTGTCAAACAAAAATATGGCCGTAAAATTTCCTGGGCTGACTTAATGGTATTGTCAGGCAATGTAGCACTTGAATCAATGGGCTTCAAAACCTTTGGTTTTGCGGGTGGTAGAACCGATGATTGGGAACCAGATTTAGTTTATTGGGGACCAGAAACTGCATTTCTTGCTGATAAGCGCAGAGATAAAAAAGGCAAACTTAAAGGTCCTCTAGCCGCTGTTGAAATGGGCTTAATCTATGTTAACCCCGTAGGACCACATGGCAAGCCTGATCCATTACTTGCCGCTGAAGATATTAGAATGTCCTTTGGCCGTATGGCAATGAATGATGAAGAAATTGTTGCTTTAATCGCTGGTGGTCACACCCTGGGTAAGGCACATGGAGCAAAAAGACCGGATAAATGTGTTGGCGCAGAACCTGCCGCAGCACCCATTGAAGCACAAGGCTTAGGCTGGAAAAATAAATGTGGTACGGGTGTAGGTGCTGATACTACAACCAGTGGTTTAGAAGGTGCCTGGACAGTGACACCTACTAAGTGGTCATCTAATTATTTGGATAACCTGATGAACTTTAATTGGGTGGAAACAAAAAGCCCTGCCGGTGCAATTCAATGGATTCCTGATAATAAGGGTGCAGCGAATTTAGTACCCGATGCGCATATACCTAATAAGCGTCATGCACCGATTATGTTTACTACCGATATAGCGCTGAAAGAAGATCCAAGTTTCCGCAAAGTGGTTGAACGCTTTAGAAAAAACCCTAAGGAGTTTGATAAGGCTTTTGCTAAAGCATGGTTTAAACTGACTCACCGTGATATGGGGCCTCGTGCAAGATACGTAGGTGCTGATGTGCCTAGTGAAGTGCTTTCATGGCAGGATCCTATTCCTGAAGTGAAGCATGCCTTAGTGACAGAGAGTGATATCGCTGCGCTTAAAAAGCAAATACAAGCTTCAGGTTTAACAACATCTGAATTAGTCAGAACTGCTTGGGCAGCTGCATCAAGTCATCGTGTGACAGATATGCGTGGCGGTGCTAATGGTGCACGTATCAGACTTGAGCCACAAGTTAATTGGGCTGTGAATAATCCTAAAGAGTTAAAGAAAGTGCTCAATAAGCTTGAATCAGTACAAAACAAGTTTAATAAGCAATCACCAAAAGCTAAAATATCTTTAGCCGATATGGTTGTCTTAGCAGGAGCAAGCGCAATAGAAAGTGCTGCAAAACAAGCAGGCTATAAAGTAGAAGTGCCTTTTACACCGGGTCGTACCGATGCATCACAAGCGCAAACTAATGTTAAGTCATTTAATTACCTAAAACCAAAAGCAGATGGTTTCCGTAATTACTACACGGAAGATAGCTATATGTCTCCAGCAGAAATGTTAGTGGATAAGGCTAATCTTTTAGGCTTAAATGTACCAGAAATGACCGTATTGGTTGGTGGACTACGGGCATTAAATGCAAACTATGATGGTTCAGCTTTAGGTGTTTTAACGGATAAGCCAGGCGTGTTAAGTAATGACTTCTTTGTCAACTTATTAGATATGTCAACTGCATGGACAAAATCTGAGTCTAAAGCAGGCATTTATGAAGGACATGATCGTGCTTCAGGTAAGTTAAAATGGCAGACAACACCGGTTGATTTAATTTTTGGTTCTAGCTCTGAATTAAGAGCCATTGCTGAAGTTTACGCTTCCGATGATGCGGATAAGAAGTTTATAAAAGACTTTGTAGTCGCATGGGTTAAAGTGATGAAACTCGATCGCTTTGATTTAAAATAA
- a CDS encoding type II secretion system protein, with protein sequence MYSKQSNSGFTLIELITVILILGILAATALPKFMDVTDQAHEAAVAGVGGGLGSGIALAHAQWIANGDTSATTVPGFGDGIVPVVSASGWPTATTDATCISNVWQAVMQNPPTISAGTSTTDTTNDYTATFASSLCTYNYRANKTGTAASTMSITYNPANGAVVVDAIN encoded by the coding sequence ATGTATAGTAAACAGTCAAACTCAGGTTTTACCCTGATAGAATTAATTACCGTAATTTTGATTTTAGGTATTTTGGCGGCGACTGCTTTACCAAAATTTATGGATGTAACCGATCAGGCTCATGAGGCAGCAGTAGCAGGTGTCGGTGGTGGTTTGGGTAGTGGTATTGCTCTAGCGCATGCACAGTGGATTGCTAATGGTGACACTTCGGCGACAACCGTACCAGGCTTTGGTGATGGTATTGTGCCAGTAGTTAGCGCAAGTGGTTGGCCCACAGCAACAACTGATGCAACGTGTATCTCAAATGTTTGGCAGGCAGTAATGCAAAACCCACCTACAATCAGCGCGGGTACGTCTACTACGGATACGACCAATGACTATACCGCGACTTTTGCTAGTTCGTTATGTACTTACAACTATCGTGCTAATAAAACAGGTACCGCTGCATCGACTATGAGCATTACTTATAATCCTGCTAATGGTGCAGTAGTGGTTGATGCAATCAATTAA